Part of the Juglans regia cultivar Chandler chromosome 14, Walnut 2.0, whole genome shotgun sequence genome, ttattttttatttaaaaatttataaaaattataataattaatttaaaaatatttttccttaaataatatttgaaaaaaagatgCAATGAAGtgtgatatgagaattttggatCCAAAATTTTTACCACAAGCCCAAGTAAACAGTAAACTCGCATTTAAAGAAGTAAGGACAGTGACTACTCCGCTCTAGGGCTTCTTTAACCAtacttggaataaaaaaatttccatcACGCGATCTCCGAGTTTCGCTTTCTTCGCGGTTCGAATCTatacagcaaaaaaaaaaatctccgaAGTTAGCCTCTCGGTAATATCTCTCTCCAGAGTTCTCACTTCTCCCTCTATAATTGGTGGCAAAATGTGACCGTGTTAGTTTAAATTGATGGCTAAATGAGCATATTTTCATTTCGGACAAGTTGGGTTTTTATGCGTATAAACTGGGGTTTTGGGGTTTCCgaagttttttacttttttattttaatctgcGGTTTTGGGCGTGTGGTGTGTTACTGCATGAACTTGGTGAAATGCTAAAACTTTTGCCCTCTGGAGCTACGGACTTGATTGAATTTGTAATTGTCTGATTCTAAGAATTGACTGCCTGTGTGCTTTTATCGACATATAGTTTGCTTACCTTTTGGGTTAGGTAAATTCCTTTCTACAGGTCAATAAGTGTAAAcaggaaaatttagaaaaacatttttttataactaaaaattaataaaaatattaacttgATTATTAGACGATCAAACCCAAAAACTCGTTCTTTCGCCAAATCTATTGATTTCCTCGTAATAATAATGCTTAAGAGACCCACAAATGAATAACGCCTTGGAAGTCTTCTGTTTATCAACTTATTTCAACCCACATTGTGTAAGCTATTTGAGATAGTTGCCTTTAGTATTATTTCTTGTGCATATACCTGCATCACTATAATTTGATTAGAGTGCATCTATGAGGATGGCGAGCTATATTTGAGTAGTCTAAACAATGGGTTTCTTTAAACCTATCCTTGGAGAATTTGCAAGACGGTGTttcagtttatttaatttttgtttttatttttctgtactGCTTATGCAAAGCTATAATTTCCATCCTAAATATCTGAGCTCGCTTTTATATGTAAATCTATTGCAGGAAGGTGCACAAATTGGTACGTTTATTTGGAACTGGTATTGTTTTCTGAGAGTGGACAATTTTTGTGGCTCTGTTGCCCTTTATGTTTCAGCAGTCTCACTCCTTTTGTATCTCAATGATTTGAGCCAAACACCTTGGAgacttcttttaaaatttggtGTGTCACCTTGGATTACAACGAACAATTAATATCATAACcatttttaaatctattatCCATGGTTTAGCTTCACAATTTTTATTTGCTGCTCTGATATTCTTAGATTTTATGGGGTTCCATACACCATTTGAAATGAAGATGGTGAAATGCTTTGTTTTTTGCTCTGTATGCTTTTTCTTACCGCATTCTTCTTCTGATTCAAGAAATGCAATATTTGATGTTTTGCACCACCTTCACGATCCTTTTAGCattcagaaaattattttaccGGTCTTTGTTAGTACTGCTACTAATATTATCTTCATCCCTTGAGAAAGTCTTTCATATTGCAACCCCCTCTAGTCTTATCTCATCAGATGGGTTCAGCTGAAATTCATACTTTGTTGACCAAAAACAATAAATTCATACACTACAACTCCTTTTggccttttattttgtttcctccACTCGATATGTGTATACTACTCCGATGAATTCTTCTAGCCTCCGTGCCTTCTTCACAGTTGCCTTGCAAACGTGTTTCGTTAGACACATAAGATGCCACAGACAAAGGCAAATGCATTATCTGCTGGTAAGCCAGTTGAACCTCAAAAGTTAAGTGAGCTGGAAAAGGCAGTTGAATCTGAAGAGAAGGTTGATCTTGATGAAGACGATGAGCctgaggaggatgaggaggaggagcctgaggaggaggaggaggaggaggaggttgAGTATGAAGAGgtagaggaggaagaggaagttgaagaaattgaagaagaggtggaagaagaagaggaggaactGGAAGAAGCCGAAGAGGAGGATACTAATAATGCTATTGGAGCTGATGCACAGAAAAACAATAGTGGTGGTGAGATGAAGGTTGAAGATGGGGACGAGAAGAAAAAACATGCTGAACTTCTTGCCCTTCCTCCGCATGGTTCTGAAATATACATAGGCGGCATTCCCCATGATACTTCGGATGAGGATTTGAGAGTTTTTTGTGAATCTGTCGGAGAAGTGGGAGAGGTTAGATGCATTTCTATTTATAAAGTAACCTCTTATGTGCTTTTTCTAAAGATTTATACAAATACCTTAGTGTTCTTTGGCAACAGGTTCGAATTATGAAAGGCAAAGATTCAGGTGAGAACAAGGGCTTTGCATTTGTGACCTTTAGAAGTACAGAATTAGCATCTAAAGCTATTGATGAGCTGAGTAACAATGAATTTAAGGTAACATAACCttttttcccctcatttctttgttgtttttccCTGCATAAGCTGAATGACTTGATGAAAAGTTGGATTTTGAACTTAATGTCAAGTATAATtgattgttaaaatattaagacAAGTCTTTCGTAAACcctttttattgtttgttgTTTTGGTGCAAACATCTTATTATGGCTGTTTGCTATTACTTATGTATGCTGAAATTgttaaatctctctctcttgctctctctctctctctcagggtaaaaaaataaaatgttcaacGTCAAAAGCAAAGCACCGTTTATTCATTGGTAATGTTCCTAGAAGCTGGGGAGAGGAGGATCTGAGGAAAGTTGTCACTGAGATAGGACCCGGAGTTACTGCTGTGGAACTGGTTAAGGTTAGTATGTAGtagttatgaaaaattatggtaattttcattaattgttGGTGTtatctgttttcttttcaatttattttttaatttttgcttctttttgtttgtttattatcTGAATTCTCCTTGCTTTGGAAAACATTATGTTAAAAAACAGCCAGTGGTTTGGAAATTTATATGTGTTACAAGCGTCATCATGTGCTGATGTTATTAAACTTTGTCACAGGATGTAAAGAACACCAGCAATAACAGAGGCTTTGCTTTTGTTGATTATTATAATCATGCATGTGCTGAGTATTCAAGGCAAAAGATGATGAACCCACAATTTAAGCTAGGTGATAATGCCCCAACCGTGAGTTGGGCTGACCCAAAAAATGCTGATTCTTCTGCTTCTGCACAGGTCTCGTTAAGTtgcttttgttattttgttctcttctttttatttatttacttatgaGTGCTTATAGCTTCCtgttttctccaaatttgaGGAGCAACTATTTCAGTTTATGTTACAAGAATGTAGGGTGCTGTTGTcaacaattgttttttgtgaCTGGTGAAGAAAGCTAAATTCTTTTTTAGATAATGCTCTGTAAGTGGTTTATCTCGGTGTGCACCTAGAAAAAGATGTTATAGTTCGTAGGACATGTAGGAGTTATGTGACGTTGCTGCTTCTGTAAAGCACActacttcaaaaagaaaattgaggtgTTACCCATATTGTGTTATAGTGCCCATAGTCCATGCCTGGTTCAGGTggctattcttttttttttttctttttttttctagtgtATCAGGGCTTATCCTCTATTAAACTTAGTTTGTTTTCAGGATCTGGTGGTTCTCCGATTTTGTTGCTGTTTTCTGTTTGGCCTTGCTCTTTAAAAGCTTTAGCTCGTCTCTTACAGGTGAAGGCAATATACGTGAAGAATTTGCCAAAGAATATAACACAAAACCAGTTAAAGAAGCTTTTTGAACATCATGGGAAAATCACAAAAGTGGTTCTGCCACCCGCCAAATCTGGAAAGGAAAAAAGTAGAATAGGTTTCGTACATTTTGCAGAGAGGTCAATTGCTATGAAGGCACTGAAGAATACAGAAAAATACGAACTAGATGGTGATCATAGCTACAGTTTTGGTTTTTACCAAACCAAAGACAATCGAATTAGTCACTCCTGATGCTTGGGATTGTTTTGATTTCAGGCCAAGTTTTGGAGTGTTCTCTTGCAAAACCACAAGCAGATGAAAAGGCTGGAGGGTCAAATTCACAGAAGTCAGGATTGCTTCCAAATTATCCCCCTCGTGTTGGTTATGGTGTGGTCGATGGTGCCTATGGTGGTCTTGGTGCACGATATGGTGCTGCAGGCTTTGCACCGGTGAGCAATGTTCAAATGTGTCACTCTACTCATTTGTCTGTTCATTTTTCATCAAGAGAAATCTGCATAGATTCCTCTGGAGCCTTTTCTTGAACTCTCATGATTTGCCTCTTGTACGTGAATATGAACTGACCCCTAACCATGGTCTCATCTTTATCGTGttgtctatatatttatttatttattttctgataaTAGTGGTCTGATTTTCTAAACTTGATATTTCTAGGTAATCCTTCTTTTCATGTTTTCCCTTAAACTTGAATCTCTTTGTAGGATGCCTGGaaacttttacaaaaactaaTACAGAACTAAAATGCTTTAATGCCACCCTAATGTGCTAGTTTGTTgtgataaatatgaaaaatgcaatCTTGAACTtcgattttttttcattaatagaaTGGCTATGTGAGAATACACTTGGGGTGTAAATTAGGTGCTTTGGTGCCGCTATCTATGGGCCAGTGCCACGTGTTAGAGGTTTCAAATTGGTGTTAATACATAGTGTATATACCTTACTATAGAAGCCACTGTAGATAATTTCACTCTTCTCAGTTCTTACACTTGCGAGTAATAATCTCTAGATTTTCTCTAATATTTAGACATGTCTTTCAGCCAATGATCTATGGAAGGGGACCAGCTCCTGGCTTGTCAATGATGCCAATGCTTCTGCCAGATGGACGGATTGGATATGTTTTGTGAGCACATtcattcatctttttctttaaacaGGCTTATTGGAACAGATGTTAGATTTTATGCTTCATGTTTCCTTCTTAATTCCTCCTCTCATTTCCACTCTGGACAGCTTTAGTTTCTGTCATGACTACTAGCTTGGCAAGTAATCAGTCTATAGTGACGCAGGACCATCTAACCAAATGAGCCCCTCTGGTTAATTGGATTTAGTTAATAGTTagtattagtttaattttaattgcTTTTAAACACACCCAAGTACTTCAGTGTATTAAATGCATAGTAAATGACATCTGATTGATATGAATTTTGCTTTCATGTTAGGTATGAAGAGAAAATGTAATCCAGCAgtcaaattttttgtttataagtaaccattaaaaaaaaaaccataaaaaaaataaagtaatgtCTATTAAGAATTACAATGAGTTTTTTTGCAGTAACTTGGAATTTGTTATTATAGACTTGTTAGTAGTTTGATCGTTTAATGTTTAGTTTTATACTTATACCTGTGTTTTTGGTCTATTTAAAAGGCCATATGACTAACATTTGATTTCTAGTGAGATTAATTGCTAATGTTAAAATGATGTATGCATAATTAAGGACTAGCCCCCAACACCCTGAAATTGATTGGTAAGTTAGTAATGCACCAAATTGATATTGAAGTTATGATAGCGCCTTTCATCTGATTCTTCTAGGGGAGGAAGTACCATTCGAGGCAGAGCTCGTTGGCATCCTTATATGAGAAATATCTTAAGAGGCTTAAATACGGATTATACCATCATAGTATCAGAAAACTTGACTAAAAGTTTTTTTCAGTCTATTGGATCTGTTAAATCATGCTATTTTGAGTTTTCACTCTGATTCTTTTGCCCTTACTATGATCCTCCCTGATGCACATTACCCATATAATACTATGGTGAAGACAAACAGAATTTATTGGCCAGTTGGTTCTTTAAGCTATCTACTATATAGGATGAAATGGAGGGCATTTTTCTTGTGGAAGATGGATTCCTGTGGGCCATTGCAGGTGTATATGGCCTAGATATTGACATATAAAGAAGGTTATTGTGGGCAGAATTGGCGGGGCTTTATAGTTGGTGGGAAATACCATGGGACATAGGAGGAGACTTTAATGTCACTTGTTCTCGAGTGAAATATTGAGCGCGTCTCACCTTAACCTTAAGATGGTGGAATTCTCCAATTTCATTTCTGAGCAAGACCTTATGGATATTCCATTAATTGGGGACACCTTCACATGGTCCAACAGCCGCAAACATCCATCTTGGTCCAAGATTGATAGATTTCTAGTATCTTCAGATTGGGAATTGCATTTTCCTGATGTAATTCAAAAGACTTCCTTGGTTATGTTCATTGACCTTAGATTGTTGAGGCATTTGAGGGGGATGGAGGTATATtaagtttgagaacatgtggcttAAAGGTACTCCGGAATTATA contains:
- the LOC108988273 gene encoding heterogeneous nuclear ribonucleoprotein Q-like; the encoded protein is MPQTKANALSAGKPVEPQKLSELEKAVESEEKVDLDEDDEPEEDEEEEPEEEEEEEEVEYEEVEEEEEVEEIEEEVEEEEEELEEAEEEDTNNAIGADAQKNNSGGEMKVEDGDEKKKHAELLALPPHGSEIYIGGIPHDTSDEDLRVFCESVGEVGEVRIMKGKDSGENKGFAFVTFRSTELASKAIDELSNNEFKGKKIKCSTSKAKHRLFIGNVPRSWGEEDLRKVVTEIGPGVTAVELVKDVKNTSNNRGFAFVDYYNHACAEYSRQKMMNPQFKLGDNAPTVSWADPKNADSSASAQVKAIYVKNLPKNITQNQLKKLFEHHGKITKVVLPPAKSGKEKSRIGFVHFAERSIAMKALKNTEKYELDGQVLECSLAKPQADEKAGGSNSQKSGLLPNYPPRVGYGVVDGAYGGLGARYGAAGFAPPMIYGRGPAPGLSMMPMLLPDGRIGYVLQQPGAQPHIASHQRSVIRGGGGNGNKSSVSSSRGRHNNDGGHGRRYRPY